In the Deltaproteobacteria bacterium genome, one interval contains:
- a CDS encoding Hsp20/alpha crystallin family protein, with translation MLTRWSDVDRAFLMMDELQRRMSRIFEEYDGERWPGSARLTTGTWPLVNLYDAGDDLVITAQVPGLSEKDIQLTANQDQLTLSGERKVAAPEGYSAHRQERGSVKFSRSFTFPCKVNPEKTAATVKDGLLTVKLAKAAEAKPRQISVKAA, from the coding sequence ATGCTTACGCGATGGAGTGATGTCGACCGTGCCTTCTTGATGATGGACGAGCTTCAGCGCCGCATGAGTCGGATCTTCGAGGAGTACGACGGGGAGCGCTGGCCCGGCTCCGCACGGCTGACCACCGGCACCTGGCCCCTGGTGAACCTGTACGACGCGGGTGACGACCTGGTGATCACGGCCCAGGTGCCGGGCCTGTCCGAGAAGGACATCCAGCTCACCGCGAACCAGGATCAGCTCACGCTGAGTGGCGAGCGAAAGGTGGCCGCGCCCGAGGGCTACTCGGCGCACCGGCAGGAGCGTGGCAGCGTGAAGTTCTCTCGCAGCTTCACCTTCCCTTGCAAGGTGAACCCGGAGAAGACCGCTGCCACGGTCAAGGATGGCCTGCTGACGGTCAAGCTGGCCAAGGCTGCCGAGGCCAAGCCGCGGCAGATCTCCGTGAAGGCTGCGTAA
- the pgsW gene encoding poly-gamma-glutamate system protein, with product MKKLYWRPSKVSRTVLALVALLSLAGIAAVERLQKRTKQPYLKEKLAAARLAQQALAVLKTERLHRQLPVDRELDPAETGLIGLAMSPITSNSGLLASKQTSANPNWAAVIVQMLKKAGVREGEAIAVGASGSFPALNVAVYAAAQALKLKPVVVTSVSASQFGANIPGFTWLDMEQVLFDRHVFSFRSVGASLGGVEDRGLGLSREGRAALEEAIQRHGTTQIRPANYQQSVEERMRLYTEHAGGTPIRAYINIGGGTASVGTTLGKKLFRPGLNRTPPTGAAGLDAVMTRFITDGIPVIHMVQIARLAKRYGLPDQPATIPTVGTGEIFYRQEYNEWLAGAVLAALLVVLYAFIRSDWGVRLLMATRRGKESAQPPQRMV from the coding sequence ATGAAGAAGCTCTACTGGCGCCCGAGCAAGGTCTCGCGCACGGTGCTCGCGCTCGTCGCGCTGCTCTCGCTGGCGGGGATCGCCGCGGTGGAGCGGCTGCAGAAGCGCACCAAGCAGCCCTACCTGAAGGAGAAGCTCGCCGCGGCGCGCCTCGCGCAGCAGGCGCTAGCGGTGCTCAAGACGGAGCGCCTGCACCGCCAGCTTCCGGTGGACCGCGAGCTCGACCCGGCCGAGACGGGCCTCATCGGGCTCGCCATGTCGCCCATCACGAGCAACAGCGGACTTCTGGCCTCGAAGCAGACGTCGGCCAACCCCAACTGGGCGGCCGTGATCGTCCAGATGCTGAAGAAGGCCGGGGTGCGGGAGGGAGAGGCCATCGCCGTCGGCGCCTCCGGCTCGTTTCCCGCCCTGAACGTCGCCGTCTACGCCGCCGCGCAGGCGCTCAAGCTGAAGCCCGTGGTGGTGACGAGCGTCTCGGCCTCGCAGTTCGGGGCCAACATCCCCGGCTTCACCTGGCTCGACATGGAGCAGGTGCTCTTCGACCGCCACGTCTTCTCGTTCCGCTCCGTGGGCGCCTCGCTCGGGGGCGTAGAGGACCGGGGGCTCGGACTCTCGCGCGAGGGGCGCGCCGCGCTCGAGGAGGCGATCCAGCGCCACGGCACGACCCAGATCCGTCCCGCGAACTACCAGCAGAGCGTCGAGGAGCGGATGCGCCTCTACACCGAGCACGCCGGCGGCACGCCGATCCGCGCGTACATCAACATCGGCGGCGGCACGGCCTCGGTCGGCACCACGCTCGGAAAGAAGCTGTTTCGCCCGGGCCTGAATCGCACGCCGCCCACGGGAGCCGCGGGCCTCGATGCGGTGATGACGCGCTTCATCACCGACGGCATCCCGGTGATCCACATGGTGCAGATCGCGCGGCTGGCCAAGCGCTACGGCCTCCCCGACCAGCCCGCCACCATCCCCACCGTCGGTACGGGCGAGATCTTCTACCGCCAGGAATACAACGAGTGGCTCGCCGGGGCCGTCCTCGCCGCGCTGCTCGTGGTGCTCTACGCCTTCATCCGCTCCGACTGGGGGGTGCGCCTGCTCATGGCCACGCGCCGTGGCAAGGAGAGCGCTCAGCCCCCCCAGAGGATGGTGTAG
- a CDS encoding Hsp20/alpha crystallin family protein → MSDALEKYQDKTPEQVRERPWTAPRVDIYENDDEVLLLADVPGVHRDNLKIHLDNEQLTLSARLEETQGGEALRREYHAVDFWRSFVVPAGIDGRRIAADLRNGVLSLHLPKSEGLKPRQIQVKAAS, encoded by the coding sequence ATGTCAGACGCGCTCGAGAAGTATCAGGACAAGACTCCGGAACAGGTCCGGGAGCGGCCCTGGACGGCGCCCCGGGTGGATATCTACGAAAACGACGACGAGGTCCTGTTGCTGGCGGACGTCCCGGGGGTGCACCGGGACAACCTGAAGATCCACCTGGACAACGAGCAACTCACCCTCTCTGCACGTCTGGAGGAGACGCAGGGAGGCGAGGCCCTGCGACGGGAGTACCACGCCGTCGACTTCTGGCGGAGCTTCGTCGTGCCGGCCGGCATTGACGGCCGCAGGATCGCCGCGGACCTGAGGAACGGTGTGCTGAGCCTGCACCTACCGAAGTCCGAGGGGCTGAAGCCACGGCAGATTCAGGTGAAGGCCGCTAGCTAG